One window of Mesorhizobium sp. WSM4904 genomic DNA carries:
- a CDS encoding acyl-CoA synthetase yields MANPYEQDLDRNAANHQPLTPLTYLERAAKTYPDHVAIIHGSRRICYRDFWRRSLKLASALSKHGIGKGDTVTVMLSNTPPMLEAHFGVPMMKAVLHSLNTRLDAAVIAFQLDHAGSKVLIVDREFSGVVKEALALAKAKPLVIDYDDPDYAADAPYPKGERIGVLDYEDFVAAGDEAFAWAMPDDEWAAISLNYTSGTTGNPKGVVYHHRGAALMAYTNTIHAGMAKHAVYLWTLPMFHCNGWCFPWTLAVQAGTHVCLRWVRAKPIYDAIADHGVTHLCGAPIVMSVLINAKDEDKRQFPQTVTFNTAAAPPPEAVLSGMADAGFAVTHLYGLTETYGPAVVNEWHNEWDALEKGPRTARKARQGVRYAALEGLTVMNPETMTETPADGETIGEVMFRGNIVMKGYLKNRKATDEAFAGGWFHSGDLGVMHPDGYIQLKDRSKDIIISGGENISSIEVEDALYKHPSVASCGVVARADEKWGEVPVAYVELKPGKTATEAEIIEHCRGLLARFKVPKAVVFAEIPKTSTGKIQKFRLREMAKGA; encoded by the coding sequence ATGGCCAATCCCTACGAACAGGATCTCGACCGGAACGCCGCCAACCACCAGCCGCTGACGCCGCTCACCTATCTGGAGCGGGCGGCCAAGACCTATCCCGACCATGTCGCCATCATCCATGGCAGCCGGCGCATCTGCTATCGCGATTTCTGGCGCCGCTCGCTGAAGCTCGCCTCGGCGCTGTCGAAGCACGGCATCGGCAAGGGCGACACGGTGACGGTGATGCTGTCAAACACGCCGCCGATGCTGGAGGCGCATTTCGGCGTGCCGATGATGAAGGCGGTGCTGCACTCGCTGAACACCCGCCTCGACGCCGCCGTCATCGCCTTCCAGCTCGACCATGCCGGCTCCAAGGTGCTGATCGTCGACCGCGAATTCTCGGGCGTGGTCAAGGAAGCGCTGGCATTGGCCAAGGCCAAGCCATTGGTCATCGACTACGACGACCCCGACTATGCCGCCGACGCGCCCTATCCGAAGGGCGAGCGGATCGGCGTGCTCGACTACGAGGACTTCGTCGCCGCGGGCGACGAGGCTTTCGCCTGGGCGATGCCCGATGACGAGTGGGCCGCCATCTCGCTCAACTACACCTCCGGCACCACCGGCAATCCGAAGGGCGTCGTCTATCACCATCGCGGCGCCGCCCTGATGGCCTACACCAACACCATCCATGCCGGCATGGCCAAGCACGCGGTCTATCTCTGGACCCTGCCGATGTTCCACTGCAACGGCTGGTGCTTCCCCTGGACGCTCGCCGTGCAGGCCGGCACCCATGTCTGCCTGCGTTGGGTGCGGGCAAAGCCGATATACGACGCGATTGCCGACCACGGCGTCACCCACCTCTGCGGCGCGCCGATCGTCATGTCGGTGCTGATCAACGCGAAGGACGAGGACAAGCGCCAGTTCCCTCAGACCGTCACCTTCAACACGGCGGCCGCGCCGCCGCCGGAGGCGGTGCTCTCCGGCATGGCCGACGCCGGCTTTGCCGTCACCCATCTCTACGGGCTGACCGAGACCTACGGCCCGGCCGTCGTCAACGAATGGCACAATGAGTGGGACGCGTTGGAGAAAGGACCGAGGACGGCGAGGAAGGCGCGCCAGGGTGTGCGCTATGCCGCGCTCGAGGGGTTGACGGTGATGAACCCCGAGACGATGACGGAGACGCCGGCCGACGGCGAGACCATCGGCGAGGTCATGTTCCGCGGCAACATCGTCATGAAGGGGTACCTCAAGAACCGCAAGGCGACCGACGAGGCTTTCGCCGGCGGCTGGTTCCATTCCGGCGATCTCGGCGTCATGCACCCGGACGGCTACATCCAGCTCAAGGATCGCTCCAAGGACATCATCATCTCGGGTGGCGAGAACATCTCGTCCATCGAGGTCGAGGACGCGCTCTACAAGCACCCATCCGTCGCCTCCTGCGGCGTCGTCGCCCGCGCCGACGAGAAATGGGGCGAGGTGCCGGTCGCCTATGTCGAGCTGAAGCCCGGCAAGACGGCGACCGAGGCGGAGATCATCGAACACTGCCGAGGGTTACTCGCCCGCTTCAAGGTGCCGAAGGCGGTGGTGTTTGCCGAGATTCCGAAGACTTCCACGGGGAAGATCCAGAAGTTTCGGCTGAGGGAAATGGCGAAGGGGGCGTAG
- a CDS encoding sugar-binding transcriptional regulator, which translates to MAIRPAEQLIHKAAWLYYAHGLRQDEVANQLKISRASVAMYLRKARETGIVNISTSTQLFTDDVMARRLEDAFRLDAVWIAPENAYVADPSTDIAVLAASVFLELVKKGDRIGVAWGRTVYTIADIMSYADLQDVTVVQLCGNLGAPYSYRPDQCTMEIARRLNAKGLNFYAPLVLSTEELARGLRAEPVIRDQLAGIGDCDLALYSVGAVDADSHLVKCGALTPAEMTALRKQGAAGVIAGQVIDAKGEVLDCSYNRRVISAELASLRAIGKRLMVVQEDSKFEPLLAAIAGGLCTHLVVGSHMAGRLLDHAGAASKKPL; encoded by the coding sequence ATGGCGATCCGACCGGCAGAACAACTCATCCATAAGGCCGCCTGGCTTTACTATGCGCATGGCCTTCGCCAGGACGAAGTGGCGAACCAGCTCAAGATCTCGCGCGCATCGGTGGCCATGTATCTGCGCAAGGCGCGCGAGACGGGCATCGTCAACATCTCGACCTCGACGCAGCTCTTCACCGACGACGTCATGGCGCGCCGGCTGGAGGACGCCTTCAGGCTCGACGCCGTCTGGATCGCGCCGGAAAACGCCTATGTCGCCGATCCGTCGACCGACATCGCGGTGCTGGCGGCGAGCGTCTTCCTCGAATTGGTGAAGAAGGGCGACCGCATCGGCGTCGCCTGGGGCCGCACCGTCTACACCATCGCCGACATCATGTCCTACGCCGACCTGCAGGACGTCACCGTGGTGCAGCTCTGCGGCAATCTCGGCGCGCCCTATTCCTATCGTCCCGACCAATGCACGATGGAGATCGCGCGGCGGCTGAACGCCAAGGGGCTGAATTTCTACGCGCCTTTGGTATTGTCGACCGAGGAACTCGCTCGCGGCCTGCGCGCCGAGCCGGTAATCCGCGACCAGCTTGCCGGCATCGGCGACTGCGATCTGGCGCTCTATTCGGTCGGCGCGGTCGACGCCGACAGCCATCTGGTGAAATGCGGCGCGCTGACGCCGGCCGAAATGACGGCGCTGCGCAAGCAAGGTGCAGCCGGCGTTATCGCCGGGCAAGTCATCGACGCCAAGGGCGAAGTGCTCGACTGCAGCTACAACCGGCGGGTCATTTCCGCCGAGCTCGCGTCGCTGCGCGCCATCGGGAAGCGATTGATGGTGGTGCAGGAAGACAGCAAGTTCGAGCCGCTGCTGGCCGCGATCGCCGGCGGGCTCTGCACGCATCTGGTGGTCGGCTCACACATGGCCGGGCGTCTTCTGGACCACGCCGGGGCGGCAAGCAAAAAGCCCCTCTAG
- a CDS encoding bifunctional aldolase/short-chain dehydrogenase yields MKNLWNDADAEKMVADYAKKGVGGDLALRVYTTRLLGGEPRLVLHGGGNTSCKTKATDLVGDEWDVLCVKGSGWDMAVIEPQGLPAVKMGALIKARALAALSDEDMVALQRSNLIDPASPNPSVETLLHAFLPHKFVDHTHSTAILAIVDQEDSKALVAKVFGSKMGYVPYIKPGFDLAKVAAEIFDADPSVEGLILDKHGIFTFGDDARQAYDRMIHYVNVAEEYVAKNGRPQAPKAALPAKLARPSDIAPMLRGAVAVARGEGRFDRMISDFRTSNAIVDFINSAKIADYAGRGVSTPDLSIRIKTGPMAVPAPDADKLDDYKAVIRDHVDAFAKDYRAYFETNDALDDVKRTMLDPMPRLTLVPGLGMFGHGRTLKDAKIASDVGEMWIEAVRGAEAIGNFQPLSKADLFPLEYWSLEQAKLASNKPKPLTGQVVLITGGAGAIGAATAKLFAANGAHAVIVDLDPAKAADAAKAAGNNSIGVGADITNPAEMRAAFDKAVAVYGGVDILVSNAGAAWEGRIGELDDALLRKSFELNFFAHQSAAQNAVRIMLEQGTGGVLLFNTSKQAVNPGPKFGAYGLPKAATLFLSRQYALDYGAHGIRSNAVNADRIRSGLLTDAMIASRSGARGVSEKEYMSGNLLGQEVTADDVAQAFLHQALAERTTADVTTVDGGNIAAALR; encoded by the coding sequence ATGAAGAACCTTTGGAACGACGCCGACGCGGAAAAGATGGTTGCCGACTATGCCAAGAAAGGCGTCGGCGGCGACCTCGCGCTGCGCGTCTACACGACCCGCCTGCTCGGCGGCGAGCCGCGGCTTGTGCTGCATGGCGGCGGCAACACCTCCTGCAAGACCAAGGCCACCGATCTCGTCGGCGACGAATGGGACGTGCTCTGCGTCAAGGGCAGTGGCTGGGACATGGCGGTGATCGAGCCGCAAGGCTTGCCTGCGGTGAAGATGGGCGCGCTCATCAAGGCGCGCGCGCTTGCCGCGCTGTCCGATGAGGACATGGTGGCGCTGCAGCGCTCCAACCTCATCGATCCCGCCTCCCCCAACCCGTCGGTCGAAACACTTCTGCACGCCTTCCTGCCGCACAAATTCGTCGACCATACGCATTCGACCGCGATCCTCGCCATCGTCGACCAGGAAGACAGCAAGGCTCTGGTGGCAAAGGTATTCGGCAGCAAAATGGGTTACGTGCCCTACATCAAGCCGGGCTTCGACCTCGCCAAGGTGGCCGCGGAAATTTTCGACGCCGACCCGAGCGTCGAAGGCCTGATCCTCGACAAGCACGGCATCTTCACCTTTGGCGACGACGCCCGGCAGGCCTATGACCGGATGATCCACTATGTGAACGTCGCCGAGGAGTATGTCGCGAAGAACGGCAGGCCGCAGGCGCCCAAGGCGGCGCTGCCGGCGAAGCTCGCCAGGCCAAGCGACATCGCGCCGATGCTGCGCGGCGCGGTGGCGGTGGCGCGCGGCGAAGGCCGCTTCGACCGCATGATCAGCGACTTCCGCACGTCGAACGCGATCGTCGATTTCATCAATTCGGCAAAGATCGCCGACTATGCCGGGCGCGGCGTGTCGACGCCCGATCTTTCGATCCGCATCAAGACCGGCCCGATGGCGGTGCCGGCGCCCGACGCCGACAAGCTCGACGACTACAAGGCCGTCATCCGCGACCATGTCGACGCCTTCGCCAAGGACTACCGTGCCTATTTCGAGACCAATGACGCGCTGGACGACGTCAAGCGCACCATGCTCGACCCGATGCCGCGGCTGACGCTGGTTCCCGGTCTCGGCATGTTCGGCCATGGCCGCACGCTGAAGGACGCCAAGATCGCCTCCGATGTCGGCGAGATGTGGATCGAGGCGGTGCGCGGCGCGGAAGCCATCGGCAATTTCCAGCCGCTCTCCAAGGCCGACCTCTTCCCGCTCGAATACTGGTCGCTGGAGCAGGCGAAGCTTGCCTCGAACAAGCCGAAGCCGCTGACCGGCCAGGTGGTGCTGATCACCGGCGGCGCCGGCGCGATCGGCGCCGCGACGGCGAAGCTCTTCGCCGCCAATGGCGCGCATGCGGTCATCGTCGACCTCGATCCGGCCAAGGCCGCTGACGCGGCGAAAGCAGCCGGCAACAATTCGATCGGCGTCGGCGCCGATATCACCAACCCGGCCGAGATGCGCGCCGCCTTCGACAAGGCGGTCGCGGTCTATGGCGGCGTCGACATACTGGTCTCCAACGCAGGCGCGGCCTGGGAAGGCCGGATCGGCGAGCTCGACGATGCGCTTCTGCGCAAGAGCTTCGAGCTCAACTTCTTCGCCCACCAGTCGGCGGCGCAGAACGCGGTCCGCATCATGCTGGAACAGGGCACCGGCGGCGTGCTCCTGTTCAACACCTCCAAGCAGGCGGTCAATCCCGGGCCGAAATTCGGCGCCTATGGCCTGCCCAAGGCGGCGACGCTGTTCCTGTCGCGGCAATACGCGCTGGACTATGGCGCCCATGGCATCCGCTCCAACGCGGTCAACGCCGACCGCATCCGCTCGGGGCTTCTGACCGACGCGATGATCGCCAGCCGCTCCGGCGCGCGCGGCGTCTCGGAGAAGGAATACATGTCCGGCAACCTGCTTGGCCAGGAGGTGACGGCCGACGACGTGGCGCAGGCCTTCCTGCACCAGGCGCTCGCCGAACGCACCACCGCCGACGTGACGACGGTGGACGGCGGCAACATCGCGGCGGCGCTGCGCTGA
- a CDS encoding D-alanine--D-alanine ligase family protein: MSMAEKRLRIGVLFGGRSAEHEVSLLSAANVMHALDPAKYDAVPIFVTRQGQWLLSSFRDGALATPSSGTEICLVPGGHGRMLAIPAGGPPHELPAIDVLFPVLHGLHGEDGAAQGLAEVAQVPLAGCGILGSATALDKDIAQRLLKAAGVPVARSVTIDRGTAPSLAVLEDQLGLPLFIKPARQGSSVGVAKVNASQEFDRAIEEAFRHDRKLLAEEFVRGREIEYSVLEDPEGELFVSRPGEIVPAESHGFYNYNAKYIDENGAALIVPAELPPEVEQGMRDMAAKAFRAVGCDGMARVDFFLMPDMTFLVNELNTIPGFTNISMYAKAMAASGISYPEVIDRLVAHGLARAARSA, encoded by the coding sequence ATATCAATGGCCGAGAAAAGACTGCGTATCGGTGTGCTCTTTGGCGGCCGCTCCGCCGAGCACGAGGTGTCGCTGCTTTCGGCGGCCAATGTCATGCACGCGCTGGATCCGGCGAAATACGATGCCGTTCCGATCTTCGTTACCCGCCAAGGGCAATGGCTGCTGAGCAGCTTCCGGGACGGTGCGCTGGCGACACCGTCAAGCGGGACCGAGATCTGCCTGGTGCCGGGCGGGCATGGACGGATGCTGGCCATTCCGGCCGGCGGGCCACCGCATGAACTGCCCGCCATCGATGTCCTGTTCCCGGTCCTGCACGGTCTCCATGGCGAGGACGGCGCCGCCCAGGGGCTGGCCGAAGTAGCGCAAGTGCCGCTCGCCGGCTGCGGCATCCTGGGTTCGGCCACGGCGCTTGACAAGGATATCGCCCAGCGGCTGCTGAAGGCGGCCGGAGTGCCTGTCGCGCGTTCGGTGACGATCGACAGGGGCACAGCACCTTCCCTCGCCGTGCTGGAAGATCAGCTTGGCCTGCCGCTGTTCATCAAGCCGGCACGGCAAGGCTCGTCGGTCGGCGTCGCAAAGGTCAATGCCAGCCAGGAATTCGATCGGGCGATCGAGGAAGCCTTCCGGCACGATCGCAAGCTGCTGGCGGAGGAATTCGTTCGTGGCCGCGAGATCGAGTACAGCGTGCTGGAAGATCCCGAAGGCGAACTCTTCGTCTCACGACCGGGGGAGATCGTGCCCGCCGAAAGTCACGGCTTCTACAACTACAATGCCAAGTATATCGACGAAAACGGCGCGGCATTGATCGTGCCTGCGGAACTGCCGCCGGAGGTCGAGCAAGGCATGCGCGACATGGCCGCCAAGGCCTTCAGGGCCGTCGGTTGCGACGGCATGGCGCGTGTCGACTTTTTCCTGATGCCGGACATGACGTTCCTGGTCAACGAACTCAACACCATTCCCGGCTTCACCAACATCAGCATGTACGCCAAGGCGATGGCAGCAAGCGGCATCAGCTACCCGGAGGTCATCGACCGCCTGGTGGCGCATGGGCTGGCGCGTGCTGCGCGATCGGCCTGA
- a CDS encoding substrate-binding domain-containing protein: MSITRRLLGKAALGLAGAALLMQGTALAADRPAPFDKPGVKIALVRYLSTGDFFQAYLSGVEAQAKALGVDLRVLDSRQDAALQADMVDQAIALGVQGIIIQHGLTESMKDAAQRAVDAGIKVVAFDVNVENPKIPQIEQSDRDLAKLALEQAVKDNGEAWKAGYVYVAGIAPLDRRNETWVDVKKKYSGISEVAMFGTLDNPIANSVANQARSVLQAHPDIKVMFAPYDEFAKGVKIAVDEAGLNKGIKIYSADISTSDIAAMREPDSAWAATAATNPAVVGQVSVRALAQLLAGEDPGHNVIVPPTLITQKELVDKDIKNMEDLSAKLPQFAHADVAMPAWMPNPNAK; the protein is encoded by the coding sequence GTGAGCATCACAAGAAGACTTCTGGGGAAGGCCGCACTTGGCCTCGCGGGCGCGGCGCTGCTGATGCAGGGCACGGCATTGGCGGCGGATCGCCCGGCGCCGTTCGACAAGCCGGGCGTCAAGATCGCGCTGGTGCGCTATCTCTCGACCGGTGACTTCTTCCAGGCCTATCTCTCCGGCGTCGAGGCGCAGGCCAAGGCGCTCGGCGTCGACCTGCGCGTGCTGGACAGCCGCCAGGATGCCGCCCTCCAGGCGGACATGGTCGACCAGGCCATCGCGCTCGGCGTGCAGGGCATCATCATCCAGCACGGACTGACGGAATCGATGAAGGACGCCGCCCAGCGCGCGGTCGACGCCGGCATCAAGGTCGTCGCCTTCGACGTCAATGTCGAGAACCCGAAGATCCCGCAGATCGAGCAGTCCGACCGCGACTTGGCAAAGCTCGCTCTCGAGCAGGCGGTGAAGGACAATGGCGAGGCCTGGAAGGCCGGCTATGTCTATGTCGCCGGCATTGCGCCGCTCGACCGCCGCAACGAAACCTGGGTCGACGTGAAGAAGAAATATTCGGGCATCAGCGAGGTCGCCATGTTCGGCACGCTCGACAACCCGATCGCCAACTCCGTCGCCAACCAGGCGCGTTCGGTGCTGCAGGCGCATCCCGACATCAAGGTGATGTTCGCGCCGTATGACGAATTCGCCAAGGGCGTGAAGATCGCCGTCGACGAGGCGGGCCTGAACAAGGGCATCAAGATCTACTCGGCCGACATCTCGACCTCGGATATCGCCGCGATGCGCGAGCCGGACAGCGCCTGGGCAGCGACGGCCGCCACCAACCCGGCCGTCGTCGGCCAGGTTTCGGTGCGCGCGCTGGCGCAGCTGCTCGCCGGCGAGGATCCCGGCCACAACGTCATCGTGCCGCCTACGCTGATCACCCAGAAGGAACTCGTCGACAAGGACATCAAGAACATGGAAGACCTGTCGGCCAAGCTGCCGCAGTTCGCCCATGCCGACGTCGCGATGCCCGCCTGGATGCCGAACCCGAACGCCAAGTAG
- a CDS encoding ABC transporter permease, with product MTLRDYAIRYGFIVLLVGLIAYFAIAADGFVSPQSAVFIFQSVAITGVLALGVTATLVVGGFDLSIGSVATSAMMAASYAMVVLEQNAIVAVIACLVIGVVVGLINGWLIVYMRVPDLLATLGMMFLLLGLQRIPTEGRSIATGMTMPDGSVANGKFSEAFLALGRHRIDFFIPSLIPVSVVVLVVLAVLIWFFLEYTRFGRMMYAVGSNERAAELAGAPVKAYKIWAYVISGVFASIGGILLAARLGRGDIASGNNLLLDAVAAALIGYAVLGAAKPNAFGTAVGAVFVGVLLQGLTMMNAPYYTQDFVKGAVLVVALVFTFALSGRGKR from the coding sequence ATGACATTGCGTGACTATGCCATCCGCTATGGTTTCATCGTCCTTCTGGTCGGGTTGATCGCCTATTTCGCGATCGCCGCCGACGGGTTCGTCTCGCCGCAGAGCGCCGTCTTCATTTTCCAGTCGGTGGCGATCACCGGCGTGTTGGCGCTCGGCGTCACCGCGACGCTCGTCGTCGGCGGCTTCGACCTGTCGATAGGGTCGGTCGCCACCAGCGCCATGATGGCCGCCTCCTACGCCATGGTGGTGCTGGAGCAGAATGCCATCGTCGCCGTCATCGCCTGCCTGGTCATCGGCGTGGTCGTCGGCCTTATCAATGGCTGGCTGATCGTCTATATGCGCGTGCCCGATCTCTTGGCGACGCTCGGCATGATGTTCCTGCTGCTCGGCCTGCAGCGCATCCCGACCGAGGGCCGCTCGATCGCCACCGGCATGACGATGCCCGACGGCTCGGTCGCCAACGGCAAGTTCTCGGAAGCCTTCCTGGCGCTCGGCCGCCACCGCATCGACTTCTTCATCCCGAGCCTGATCCCGGTTTCCGTGGTGGTGCTCGTCGTGCTCGCGGTGCTGATCTGGTTCTTCCTCGAATACACCCGCTTCGGCCGCATGATGTACGCCGTCGGCAGCAACGAACGCGCCGCCGAACTCGCCGGCGCCCCTGTCAAGGCATACAAAATCTGGGCCTATGTCATTTCGGGAGTTTTTGCCTCGATCGGCGGGATTTTGCTCGCCGCCCGGCTTGGACGCGGCGACATCGCCTCGGGTAATAATCTGCTGCTCGACGCAGTAGCGGCGGCGCTCATCGGCTACGCGGTGCTCGGCGCCGCCAAGCCCAACGCCTTCGGCACGGCCGTCGGCGCGGTGTTCGTCGGCGTCCTGCTGCAGGGCCTGACGATGATGAACGCCCCTTACTACACGCAGGATTTCGTCAAGGGCGCGGTGCTCGTCGTCGCCCTTGTCTTCACCTTCGCCCTTTCCGGCAGGGGCAAGAGATAG
- a CDS encoding sugar ABC transporter ATP-binding protein produces MGADAVFRVEGLRKSFGQNEVLGGISVELHAGEVTVLMGANGAGKSTLVKIISGVYERGGGAMRLAGQAFDPVTPAEAIRAGVVTVHQNINDGVVADLDVATNLTLDRLSGKGASLLFKPANVRAEARAVADRMGLAIDLRARVADLSLADRQMVAIARAMAHQPKVLILDEPTSSLSSAEADRLFSLIDRLRGQGVAILYISHRMSDIRRLADRIVSMRDGVISGVFDRKPLDYEGAVNAMLGRKIHLDQVVARNSARAVFTAEGLQLAQGAKPISMTLGAGEVVAITGLVGVGKTALAETLFGVRRPLAGTMHMDGRPYAPHSAREAIAAGVFLVAKDRADSGIVGGFNIERNISLPFLKRMSGFSVMKRRAERAAARRQITELGIVCRSEKDELSALSGGNQQKVMVARWMSQASRLFILDEPFQGVDISARRDIAAKLRASADGRATLLFVTEIDEALETADRILVMSEHTIAGEHRNADIDLDRLLAQVAGGPLHSAA; encoded by the coding sequence ATGGGCGCAGATGCCGTGTTCCGTGTGGAGGGCCTGAGGAAATCCTTCGGCCAGAACGAGGTGCTTGGCGGCATCTCGGTCGAATTGCATGCCGGTGAGGTTACCGTGCTGATGGGCGCCAACGGCGCCGGCAAGTCCACGCTGGTCAAGATCATCAGCGGCGTCTACGAGCGCGGCGGCGGCGCGATGCGGCTTGCCGGCCAGGCATTCGATCCCGTCACGCCGGCGGAAGCCATCCGCGCCGGCGTCGTCACCGTGCATCAGAACATCAACGACGGCGTGGTGGCCGATCTCGACGTCGCCACCAACCTGACGCTCGACCGGTTGAGCGGCAAGGGCGCATCGCTGCTGTTCAAGCCTGCCAATGTTCGCGCCGAGGCAAGGGCCGTCGCCGACCGCATGGGCCTCGCCATCGACCTCAGGGCGCGTGTCGCCGACCTATCGCTCGCCGACCGGCAGATGGTGGCCATTGCCCGCGCCATGGCGCACCAGCCCAAGGTGCTGATCCTCGACGAGCCGACCTCCTCGCTATCGAGCGCCGAAGCAGACCGGCTGTTTTCGCTGATCGACCGGTTGCGCGGGCAGGGTGTCGCGATCCTCTACATCTCGCACCGCATGTCCGACATCCGGCGCCTTGCCGACCGCATCGTCTCGATGCGCGACGGCGTCATCTCCGGCGTCTTCGACCGGAAGCCGCTCGACTATGAGGGCGCCGTCAATGCCATGCTCGGCCGCAAGATCCACCTCGACCAGGTCGTCGCCAGAAATTCGGCGCGCGCCGTCTTCACAGCCGAAGGACTTCAGCTGGCGCAGGGCGCCAAGCCGATCTCGATGACGCTCGGCGCTGGCGAGGTGGTGGCGATTACCGGTCTCGTCGGCGTCGGCAAGACGGCGCTGGCCGAAACGCTGTTCGGCGTGCGCAGGCCGCTGGCCGGCACCATGCATATGGACGGCAGGCCCTACGCGCCACACTCGGCGCGCGAAGCGATCGCCGCCGGCGTCTTCCTCGTCGCCAAGGACCGCGCCGACAGTGGCATCGTCGGCGGCTTCAACATCGAGCGCAATATCAGCCTGCCGTTCCTCAAGCGCATGTCGGGCTTCAGCGTCATGAAGCGCCGCGCCGAGCGCGCCGCCGCCCGCCGCCAGATCACCGAGCTCGGCATCGTCTGTCGTTCGGAAAAGGACGAGCTCTCGGCGCTGTCCGGCGGCAACCAGCAGAAGGTGATGGTGGCGCGCTGGATGTCGCAGGCCTCGCGCCTGTTCATCCTCGACGAGCCGTTTCAGGGCGTCGACATCTCGGCGCGGCGCGATATCGCGGCCAAGCTGAGGGCGAGCGCCGACGGCCGCGCGACGCTCCTCTTCGTCACCGAGATCGACGAGGCGCTCGAGACCGCCGACCGCATCCTGGTGATGTCGGAACACACGATCGCCGGCGAGCACAGGAACGCCGATATCGATCTCGACCGGCTGCTGGCGCAAGTCGCCGGCGGGCCGCTGCACAGCGCGGCGTGA
- the mtnK gene encoding S-methyl-5-thioribose kinase yields the protein MTEKKPFEALSVETLPKRLGGNAALTERIGEDAGRWKVREVGDGNLNLVFIVEGDKGAAVVKQALPYVRLVGDSWPLPLKRSFFEYHALTRQERRAPGSVPAIYHFDETQALIVMEYLAPPHVILRRALIDGRELPNIARDIGLFMARTLFRGSDLSMAARERKADLALFADNVELCDITENLVFSDPYFDAEMNRHTSPQLDGLVAELRADRDLKVEAQRLKHLFAANAETLLHGDLHSGSIMVTEAETRMIDPEFAFYGPIAFDVGMLLANFWMAYFSQRGHEENGSRDSMRAYLLRVTAETWTVFRAEFSHLWRTERTGMLYQKSLFEDQGDRLGAEQALDHMLGGIWTDLLGFAGIEVHRRILGLAHNADFETIADQDLRATCEAKALRFGRHIAVNRHRIHSIDEVNTLAALIEQESRI from the coding sequence ATGACCGAGAAGAAGCCGTTCGAAGCATTGTCGGTGGAGACGCTGCCGAAGCGCCTTGGCGGAAACGCGGCGCTGACCGAGCGCATCGGCGAGGACGCCGGCCGCTGGAAGGTACGCGAGGTCGGCGACGGCAATTTGAACCTCGTCTTCATCGTCGAGGGCGACAAGGGCGCGGCGGTGGTCAAGCAGGCGCTGCCCTATGTGCGGTTGGTCGGCGACAGCTGGCCGCTGCCCTTGAAGCGCTCCTTCTTCGAATATCATGCCCTGACCAGGCAAGAGCGCCGAGCGCCCGGCTCGGTGCCGGCGATCTACCATTTCGATGAGACGCAAGCGCTGATCGTGATGGAGTATCTGGCGCCGCCGCACGTCATTCTCAGGCGGGCGCTGATCGACGGACGCGAGCTGCCGAATATCGCGCGCGATATCGGCCTGTTCATGGCCCGCACGCTGTTTCGCGGCTCGGACCTGTCGATGGCGGCGCGCGAGCGCAAGGCCGATCTCGCTTTATTCGCCGACAATGTCGAGCTCTGCGACATCACCGAGAACCTGGTTTTCTCCGACCCCTATTTCGACGCCGAGATGAACCGGCACACCAGCCCGCAGCTCGACGGCCTGGTCGCCGAATTGCGCGCCGACCGCGACCTCAAGGTCGAGGCGCAGCGGCTGAAGCATCTCTTCGCCGCCAATGCCGAGACGCTGCTGCATGGCGACCTGCATTCCGGCTCGATCATGGTCACCGAAGCCGAGACTCGGATGATCGATCCGGAGTTCGCCTTCTACGGCCCGATCGCCTTCGACGTCGGCATGCTGCTCGCCAATTTCTGGATGGCCTACTTCTCGCAGCGCGGCCATGAGGAGAACGGCAGCCGGGATTCGATGCGCGCCTATCTGCTCAGGGTCACGGCCGAAACCTGGACGGTGTTCCGCGCCGAGTTCTCGCATCTGTGGCGAACCGAGCGCACCGGCATGCTCTACCAGAAGAGCCTGTTCGAGGATCAGGGCGACCGCCTGGGCGCCGAACAGGCGCTCGACCACATGCTTGGCGGCATCTGGACCGACCTGCTGGGCTTTGCCGGCATCGAGGTGCACCGGCGTATCCTCGGCCTCGCCCACAATGCCGATTTCGAGACCATTGCCGATCAAGACCTGCGCGCCACATGTGAGGCCAAGGCACTGCGCTTCGGCCGCCACATCGCCGTCAACCGGCATCGGATCCACAGCATCGATGAGGTCAACACCTTGGCCGCGCTGATCGAACAGGAGAGCAGAATTTGA